TGCAATGCTTAAAAAGTTTGCACTTTGGCCTGTTGCTTGTTTATAGGCTTGCTCAAATTGACTGGTGTTCAGTCCATAATTGACCTGTGAAAACGAGAGAAGCGGAGGTGCGGGATACGTATAAATGTTGTTGATAGAGCTCGGGCCATTGCTCGTCAGGAAAAGTTGTGGCAATTGACCCGGGAATATGGTAAACACCATCTTAAAATGGTCACCGCTGGCTTTAAGGGCCTGCAAGAAAGCGATGTCATTATTGGGATATCCGAGTTCAATGACCGCTTGCGGATGGGTGTTGGCCATATTATTTAACAGCACCGAATAACTGGAGGTGCTAGTTGGAACTCCATTGTTATACACGGGGGTGATGTTGGCCGCTTTTAATTTGCTGACCAGCGTTTGATCCTGAGATTGGTCAAAATCGTTGGTTGCATAGACAATCGCAATGCGTGAATAGCCTTTCTTGATTAAATATTGTGCCAACGAGTCGGGCCATAAACCGGATGTCGGTAAGGAAGTCAAAACAATATAGGGATTAGATGGCGTGAAAAAGGAAGCACCCGTTCCTGTTTGATCAAACAGCAGCATTTTGTTTTCTTCGGCAATTGGGACGGCTACTGAGGTTAGCACTGAACCAAAGTCTGCGACTAACATGTTGACGTGATTCACGGAAATTAACTGGGAATAAAGGGTTGTGGCCGTTGTTGGGGAACTTTGATCATTATAGGCGACGATTTTCACCGGCACCTTTTTATTCAGTGCCTTAACAAACACCCCGCCATTTTTGTCAACCTGGGAAGCCCAAAATTTTAACCCGTTATATTCAGGCATCGACGAGGTGGCAAAAGGTCCAGATTCCGCATACAATGTGCCGATAGTAATATCTTTAATGTTCTGAGAACTCGGTGCGGATGTGGGTGAACTGCTGCCGCATCCGGCCAATGAGGCGGAAAGCAAAGCGGCCGAGATGCCTAAGACGGCAGTGCTTTTTCGGCTAATCATCATATGTGCCTCCTATTATATGAATCGACAGACAAGATGATAATACTGCAAAATGAGTGACTTGATCCGATAAGACAATATTGAAAAATTATTCAGCACTTTATGTAAATATTGATAGAGTGAACACGTGAAGTGTGAAAAAACGACAATTAGCGACAATTAAATTAGCATGCGCCAAAAAGGAGCCGCGTCCTTAAGAACCAAAAATTATTGGAGAGAATGAAACACGCCGTCCTGAAGACGTTATCATGATCGTCGGCCATATGGTCGCGTTCGATCCGAACGATGTGTAGGAAACATATTTTCGGAAGGCAGCGAGACTTGGTGGCTTGCGTACAACTT
The Sulfobacillus thermosulfidooxidans DNA segment above includes these coding regions:
- a CDS encoding ABC transporter substrate-binding protein gives rise to the protein MMISRKSTAVLGISAALLSASLAGCGSSSPTSAPSSQNIKDITIGTLYAESGPFATSSMPEYNGLKFWASQVDKNGGVFVKALNKKVPVKIVAYNDQSSPTTATTLYSQLISVNHVNMLVADFGSVLTSVAVPIAEENKMLLFDQTGTGASFFTPSNPYIVLTSLPTSGLWPDSLAQYLIKKGYSRIAIVYATNDFDQSQDQTLVSKLKAANITPVYNNGVPTSTSSYSVLLNNMANTHPQAVIELGYPNNDIAFLQALKASGDHFKMVFTIFPGQLPQLFLTSNGPSSINNIYTYPAPPLLSFSQVNYGLNTSQFEQAYKQATGQSANFLSIAGYNTGLIIQKTLETANSLSQLSLRHAVSHFSGSLTTLDGTFKINSEGAQVGETLPVGKITTTPQGQVSVKFVTSPNS